The proteins below come from a single Solea senegalensis isolate Sse05_10M linkage group LG2, IFAPA_SoseM_1, whole genome shotgun sequence genomic window:
- the LOC122786753 gene encoding myc box-dependent-interacting protein 1 isoform X7, giving the protein MAELNLGKGLTAGKVASNVQKKLTRAQEKVLQKLGKADETKDTAFEEGVINFNKQYTEGSKLQRDLRVYLEAVKAMHESSKNLQECLGDMYEPEWYGKNEVDSVLEDCDVLWTDYHQKLVDHALISMDTYLGQFPDIKARIAKRDRKLVDFDSARHNYAATHKAKKKDGGIKITKPSSLLERAAPGWAQGILSAHSVAQSSLSRSQAEEELERAQKVFEEINIDLQEELPSLWNSRVGFYVSTFQSLAGFEEKFHKEMSRLDQDLYDVLEKLEQTDPTRKTGNRGASTSGANRSEKEPSNHTLRPGGPPPIPKSPSKLKPAVPPPPKVTPSKEMKTENIINLFDAAAAPDISVTSPTEPANWDSWQGESEAAAEAATAEETAVEETPTVAAESPEAAPEAAPEPAEPAEPAQPAKPAEPAELAVPAVPAEMPPGFLFKVEVMHDYAANDTDELEMKVGDVVLVLTFDNPDEQDDGWLMGIKQDEWQQKKEGAAKGVFPENFTQRL; this is encoded by the exons ATGGCTGAGTTGAATTTGGGGAAGGGGCTGACTGCAGGGAAAGTGGCCAGTAACGTGCAGAAAAAACTAACCCGAGCTCAGGAGAAG GTTCTCCAGAAGCTGGGAAAAGCCGACGAGACCAAAGATACTGCCTTCGAGGAAGGAGTTATCAACTTCAACAAACAATAT ACTGAAGGCAGCAAACTGCAGAGGGACCTTAGGGTGTACTTGGAGGCAGTGAAAG CGATGCATGAGTCCTCCAAGAACCTGCAGGAATGTCTGGGTGACATGTACGAGCCAGAGTGGTACGGCAAGAACGAAGTGGATTCCGTACTGGAG GACTGTGATGTGCTttggacggattaccaccagAAGTTGGTCGATCATGCTCTCATTTCCATGGATACTTACCTGGGCCAGTTCCCTGATATTAAG GCACGCATTGCGAAGAGGGACAGGAAACTGGTTGATTTCGACAGTGCCAGGCACAACTACGCTGCCACACACAAGGCCAAGAAAAAAGACGGGGGCATTAAAATTACGAAG CCGTCGTCTTTGTTGGAGAGGGCCGCTCCAGGTTGGGCTCAGGGGATCCTGTCCGCACACAGCGTCGCCCAGAGCAGTCTGTCCAGGAGCCAG gctgaGGAGGAGTTGGAGAGAGCCCAGAAGGTGTTTGAGGAAATTAATATTGACTTGCAAGAAGAGCTGCCATCTCTCTGGAACAG TCGTGTTGGGTTTTACGTCAGCACCTTCCAGAGTTTGGCCGGTTTCGAGGAGAAGTTTCACAAAGAAATGAGCCGG TTGGATCAGGATTTGTATGATGTTCTAGAGAAGCTGGAGCAAACAGACCCAACCAG AAAGACAGGTAACCGCGGCGCCTCAACGTCAGGAGCAAATAGGAG tgAGAAAGAACCATCTAACCACACTCTCAGGCCAGGAGGACCTCCCCCTATCCCCAAATCTCCATCCAAG CTTAAGCCAGCAGTGCCTCCTCCACCAAAGGTGACCCCATCTAAAGAGATGAAAACAGAGAACATCATCAACTTGTTTGATGCTGCAGCCGCTCCTGATATCAGTGTCACCTCCCCCACAGAG CCAGCGAACTGGGACTCATGG CAGGGTGAGTCTGAAGCAGCTGCTGAGGCAGCAACTGCAGAAGAAACGGCGGTAGAAGAG ACACCTACAGTAGCAGCAGAATCACCAGAAGCAGCTCCAGAAGCAGCTCCAGAACCTGCAGAACCTGCAGAACCTGCACAGCCTGCAAAGCCTGCCGAGCCTGCCGAGCTTGCAGTACCTGCAGTACCTGCGGAAATGCCGCCCGGCTTCTTGTTCAAG GTTGAAGTGATGCATGATTACGCTGCCAACGACACAGACGAACTGGAGATGAAGGTTGGAGATGTCGTGCTAGTACTCACCTTTGACAATCCTGATgagcag GATGACGGCTGGCTGATGGGAATAAAGCAGGACGAGTGGCAGCAGAAGAAAGAGGGTGCCGCGAAAGGAGTATTTCCTGAAAACTTCACCCAGAGGCTGTGA
- the LOC122786753 gene encoding myc box-dependent-interacting protein 1 isoform X6: MAELNLGKGLTAGKVASNVQKKLTRAQEKVLQKLGKADETKDTAFEEGVINFNKQYTEGSKLQRDLRVYLEAVKAMHESSKNLQECLGDMYEPEWYGKNEVDSVLEDCDVLWTDYHQKLVDHALISMDTYLGQFPDIKARIAKRDRKLVDFDSARHNYAATHKAKKKDGGIKITKPSSLLERAAPGWAQGILSAHSVAQSSLSRSQAEEELERAQKVFEEINIDLQEELPSLWNSRVGFYVSTFQSLAGFEEKFHKEMSRLDQDLYDVLEKLEQTDPTRKTGNRGASTSGANRSEKEPSNHTLRPGGPPPIPKSPSKLKPAVPPPPKVTPSKEMKTENIINLFDAAAAPDISVTSPTEFDSPAVSSLLDMDLDSFSAATKASVVSQPANWDSWGESEAAAEAATAEETAVEETPTVAAESPEAAPEAAPEPAEPAEPAQPAKPAEPAELAVPAVPAEMPPGFLFKVEVMHDYAANDTDELEMKVGDVVLVLTFDNPDEQDDGWLMGIKQDEWQQKKEGAAKGVFPENFTQRL, translated from the exons ATGGCTGAGTTGAATTTGGGGAAGGGGCTGACTGCAGGGAAAGTGGCCAGTAACGTGCAGAAAAAACTAACCCGAGCTCAGGAGAAG GTTCTCCAGAAGCTGGGAAAAGCCGACGAGACCAAAGATACTGCCTTCGAGGAAGGAGTTATCAACTTCAACAAACAATAT ACTGAAGGCAGCAAACTGCAGAGGGACCTTAGGGTGTACTTGGAGGCAGTGAAAG CGATGCATGAGTCCTCCAAGAACCTGCAGGAATGTCTGGGTGACATGTACGAGCCAGAGTGGTACGGCAAGAACGAAGTGGATTCCGTACTGGAG GACTGTGATGTGCTttggacggattaccaccagAAGTTGGTCGATCATGCTCTCATTTCCATGGATACTTACCTGGGCCAGTTCCCTGATATTAAG GCACGCATTGCGAAGAGGGACAGGAAACTGGTTGATTTCGACAGTGCCAGGCACAACTACGCTGCCACACACAAGGCCAAGAAAAAAGACGGGGGCATTAAAATTACGAAG CCGTCGTCTTTGTTGGAGAGGGCCGCTCCAGGTTGGGCTCAGGGGATCCTGTCCGCACACAGCGTCGCCCAGAGCAGTCTGTCCAGGAGCCAG gctgaGGAGGAGTTGGAGAGAGCCCAGAAGGTGTTTGAGGAAATTAATATTGACTTGCAAGAAGAGCTGCCATCTCTCTGGAACAG TCGTGTTGGGTTTTACGTCAGCACCTTCCAGAGTTTGGCCGGTTTCGAGGAGAAGTTTCACAAAGAAATGAGCCGG TTGGATCAGGATTTGTATGATGTTCTAGAGAAGCTGGAGCAAACAGACCCAACCAG AAAGACAGGTAACCGCGGCGCCTCAACGTCAGGAGCAAATAGGAG tgAGAAAGAACCATCTAACCACACTCTCAGGCCAGGAGGACCTCCCCCTATCCCCAAATCTCCATCCAAG CTTAAGCCAGCAGTGCCTCCTCCACCAAAGGTGACCCCATCTAAAGAGATGAAAACAGAGAACATCATCAACTTGTTTGATGCTGCAGCCGCTCCTGATATCAGTGTCACCTCCCCCACAGAG TTTGACAGTCCTGCAGTGAGCAGCCTACTGGACATGGACCTGGACTCTTTCAGTGCAGCAACCAAAGCCTCCGTGGTCTCACAG CCAGCGAACTGGGACTCATGG GGTGAGTCTGAAGCAGCTGCTGAGGCAGCAACTGCAGAAGAAACGGCGGTAGAAGAG ACACCTACAGTAGCAGCAGAATCACCAGAAGCAGCTCCAGAAGCAGCTCCAGAACCTGCAGAACCTGCAGAACCTGCACAGCCTGCAAAGCCTGCCGAGCCTGCCGAGCTTGCAGTACCTGCAGTACCTGCGGAAATGCCGCCCGGCTTCTTGTTCAAG GTTGAAGTGATGCATGATTACGCTGCCAACGACACAGACGAACTGGAGATGAAGGTTGGAGATGTCGTGCTAGTACTCACCTTTGACAATCCTGATgagcag GATGACGGCTGGCTGATGGGAATAAAGCAGGACGAGTGGCAGCAGAAGAAAGAGGGTGCCGCGAAAGGAGTATTTCCTGAAAACTTCACCCAGAGGCTGTGA
- the LOC122786753 gene encoding myc box-dependent-interacting protein 1 isoform X5, whose amino-acid sequence MAELNLGKGLTAGKVASNVQKKLTRAQEKVLQKLGKADETKDTAFEEGVINFNKQYTEGSKLQRDLRVYLEAVKAMHESSKNLQECLGDMYEPEWYGKNEVDSVLEDCDVLWTDYHQKLVDHALISMDTYLGQFPDIKARIAKRDRKLVDFDSARHNYAATHKAKKKDGGIKITKPSSLLERAAPGWAQGILSAHSVAQSSLSRSQAEEELERAQKVFEEINIDLQEELPSLWNSRVGFYVSTFQSLAGFEEKFHKEMSRLDQDLYDVLEKLEQTDPTRKTGNRGASTSGANRSEKEPSNHTLRPGGPPPIPKSPSKLKPAVPPPPKVTPSKEMKTENIINLFDAAAAPDISVTSPTEFDSPAVSSLLDMDLDSFSAATKASVVSQPANWDSWQGESEAAAEAATAEETAVEETPTVAAESPEAAPEAAPEPAEPAEPAQPAKPAEPAELAVPAVPAEMPPGFLFKVEVMHDYAANDTDELEMKVGDVVLVLTFDNPDEQDDGWLMGIKQDEWQQKKEGAAKGVFPENFTQRL is encoded by the exons ATGGCTGAGTTGAATTTGGGGAAGGGGCTGACTGCAGGGAAAGTGGCCAGTAACGTGCAGAAAAAACTAACCCGAGCTCAGGAGAAG GTTCTCCAGAAGCTGGGAAAAGCCGACGAGACCAAAGATACTGCCTTCGAGGAAGGAGTTATCAACTTCAACAAACAATAT ACTGAAGGCAGCAAACTGCAGAGGGACCTTAGGGTGTACTTGGAGGCAGTGAAAG CGATGCATGAGTCCTCCAAGAACCTGCAGGAATGTCTGGGTGACATGTACGAGCCAGAGTGGTACGGCAAGAACGAAGTGGATTCCGTACTGGAG GACTGTGATGTGCTttggacggattaccaccagAAGTTGGTCGATCATGCTCTCATTTCCATGGATACTTACCTGGGCCAGTTCCCTGATATTAAG GCACGCATTGCGAAGAGGGACAGGAAACTGGTTGATTTCGACAGTGCCAGGCACAACTACGCTGCCACACACAAGGCCAAGAAAAAAGACGGGGGCATTAAAATTACGAAG CCGTCGTCTTTGTTGGAGAGGGCCGCTCCAGGTTGGGCTCAGGGGATCCTGTCCGCACACAGCGTCGCCCAGAGCAGTCTGTCCAGGAGCCAG gctgaGGAGGAGTTGGAGAGAGCCCAGAAGGTGTTTGAGGAAATTAATATTGACTTGCAAGAAGAGCTGCCATCTCTCTGGAACAG TCGTGTTGGGTTTTACGTCAGCACCTTCCAGAGTTTGGCCGGTTTCGAGGAGAAGTTTCACAAAGAAATGAGCCGG TTGGATCAGGATTTGTATGATGTTCTAGAGAAGCTGGAGCAAACAGACCCAACCAG AAAGACAGGTAACCGCGGCGCCTCAACGTCAGGAGCAAATAGGAG tgAGAAAGAACCATCTAACCACACTCTCAGGCCAGGAGGACCTCCCCCTATCCCCAAATCTCCATCCAAG CTTAAGCCAGCAGTGCCTCCTCCACCAAAGGTGACCCCATCTAAAGAGATGAAAACAGAGAACATCATCAACTTGTTTGATGCTGCAGCCGCTCCTGATATCAGTGTCACCTCCCCCACAGAG TTTGACAGTCCTGCAGTGAGCAGCCTACTGGACATGGACCTGGACTCTTTCAGTGCAGCAACCAAAGCCTCCGTGGTCTCACAG CCAGCGAACTGGGACTCATGG CAGGGTGAGTCTGAAGCAGCTGCTGAGGCAGCAACTGCAGAAGAAACGGCGGTAGAAGAG ACACCTACAGTAGCAGCAGAATCACCAGAAGCAGCTCCAGAAGCAGCTCCAGAACCTGCAGAACCTGCAGAACCTGCACAGCCTGCAAAGCCTGCCGAGCCTGCCGAGCTTGCAGTACCTGCAGTACCTGCGGAAATGCCGCCCGGCTTCTTGTTCAAG GTTGAAGTGATGCATGATTACGCTGCCAACGACACAGACGAACTGGAGATGAAGGTTGGAGATGTCGTGCTAGTACTCACCTTTGACAATCCTGATgagcag GATGACGGCTGGCTGATGGGAATAAAGCAGGACGAGTGGCAGCAGAAGAAAGAGGGTGCCGCGAAAGGAGTATTTCCTGAAAACTTCACCCAGAGGCTGTGA